In Siniperca chuatsi isolate FFG_IHB_CAS linkage group LG24, ASM2008510v1, whole genome shotgun sequence, the DNA window ttgtttcatGTCTACTTTGAACTTATTCGAGCAATGttgtaaaaaaagtttttttcagaaaaaaaaacttaacgCCACCAACGTTTCTGGgagaaaacagtttttaaaacaaGGTTTTGAGATTGTTCTTTGGCTTTCAGACCACAGATGTTACATTAAAAGCCACTACTTTACCGTCATTACAGTAAtccaatataaatatatactttatattcaCCTCTGCTGTCATTGTTACAGTAACTCAAGAGAGAAATACTTgtattataataacaatattggCTTGTTTATCAATAATTAATGTCATTAAAGTAACTCAGAACCAACATTACCACCATGGCAGTAATTAATGATTGATATATAGGTTTATTACAGTAAATCAAAAGTTTAATTGCAAGTGGTATCCGatttaattacattattttacttcatatattatttgatgtttttattagaGCTGCAGATATTAGAGAGAAAATGCCagattataatatttataactgTTGGTGTCGGTTTATAGCATTTATTTACTTACCACTCTGCTCAAACATCTCCgaacatgaaaataaaacctgCACTGACGCTTTTATTTTGCCAGCAGTTTAGCTTCCTGTCTGTTGCCTGAAACACAGCGTGTCACATGACCACCACGCCTTCTTAAAAAGGGCCAGTCGCAGCTTATCACGCATCATGTGCTCGAGGGAAACAACAATCTCTCGTTGAAGCGGCTTTTCCTGGTATTTTCTGTTGTGCGGTGATGTTATCAGCTCGCACAGGATGTTCTCTTGTTGAACGCACTCAGTTTCAAacgtttttaattgttttacttGTCGGCTTCACAGTCAAAACATGGCGTCAATTTGAAGCTAAAGTATTGAACTAGTTTTCACTTGTTTGTTCTGTGAGGCGTCAGTGTTTCCTCAGGGCGGACATCTCAAACAAACTCTTACAGTTCCCTGTTGATCTACAGTTGACTATCcactttactttcatttttattatattaactcTTTCTTCAAGTCACATCTTTTGTgattttttaataacttttacttaatttttaCGTAATTTTACTTCTTGCAATGTGACCAActgattatttatattaataatatcgATCATTTGGGAAATAAAGCTTTTTCTGCTGCTGCGGTCTTCTGTAAATATTCCCTAACATCAAACTACAGAAGCATCATTGTTTTCATGTTAGTTGGATTTTTTCCTACTTAAGCGCTGGTAATTTCTgaacaaaataatgattaatgttTCCTCATAAAACTTGTgcaaacactttattttacaggtcccaTGGTTTCCTATAATTTCACATAAATTTCATAGGAAGGTTCCTGGAAGTTGCCATAATTTGGTGccagttaaagaaaaaaatagacatgTAACActtaaaatattacagtattaatGGATATTTTTCACTCCTATTAATATTCTTTGGGGGATAATCACACCTtaagttttggaactacagctcccataatgctttgggggatgtaaacaggaagtataatgctGCCATGTAGACTACAACTTGAGCCCTGTTTCATTAGCctgtatttgtttgcattttggcACATTGGCACTATaaaaagtatgccgaattagctattagcagttcctgtttgcagtgtacccattaaatgtacagacaactatcactggattactttgatactgaagaaaactttaAAACCTGATGATTGTCAGGCCAGTTCTGGAGTTACAAggaagtcacactgaatctaaaaacgTGCGTATCGCGTccgtgtgttcagatttgactgagttatgactctgaggaGGAGTGCGGCAATGGATGCAAATTATCAGTGTGTTTAAAGTGACTTTCAGCTGCACTGTTTGACTTAATTAACATGCGTCCTGTACAAGCACAAAGGTCAAATGAGTGTTTTCTAAGCTTCCTCCGTGTGTACAAACTCAGCGTCTGAACTGCAGCTCCAGCCGCCTCCCACTAACCAGCAGACCCTGCTTCACTGCAGTTACCGAACCAGGCTGTCAGAGGCAGTCTGATAAGCGACAGCCAGGTTCCTGTCCTGTCCCATGGGTCCCAGCTTCCCACAATCCCCGcctgcagacagagaaaagagtgCACGTTACCCTGAAGGACCTCCATCGGCAGCACGATCCAGGCGTTTTCCAGGTAGGAGATGTACAGGTAGCGAGCTGTGTTGCAGGCCAGACCGATGTACAGCACCCTGAGAGGGAAAAGATGGAGGACAGGGTgtaaatatataacattttggGACTTTATGTGGAATTAACTACTGCAGGTGGTACTCTGGGCGACGTtagactaatgttgtaatactgagggacagtcaagagaaactgtgtgaatgttaaGGCTCTTTTGAAGCCAACGAGTAGTTTGTTGCTTATGTTTTGGGGAACTTATTAACGTTACTGCAGCAGCTAGCCAGAGCATCTCTGAGCTAGCGTTTgcgttgttgttgttatacGGAAGCCCGCTCTGCCGGTATGCGTGTTGCTGCCTTGTGTAAATCTACTTGATAGACCTGAAGGTAACGATATAGCTAcgtgtgaaaaataaatggtcAAGCTGCAGGAATTAATTTGCCTGGCAATGTTGAGTAACTTCGATTAGCACCCTGCAGCTAGCTTGCTCAGACCATAAAGCTGTAACGTTAGCGGCCCGCTGGGCGGTGAGGCCGAGGCTGATACGGATTTGGTTTAGAAGTGGTTATTGAGCCGATATGAACACTAGACTCGGTTAGCTTGTTATACAGAAAACCGCTGGGTGAGCGTGAGAAGCTCACGCgcaatgcatcctggtacatGTAGGCCGGCAGTGCCGCTGAGGAGAACTCTCGATATATAGCATGCACTGAGGAATTGTTTCAACGGACTACATTTACCATCCACATTAGAGGTGCCGGATTTTccatttaagtacaattttgaatgcagtaccTTTATTTGAGTACTTCTACACTGTGGTACAACTACTTTTACTAAaagatctgagtgcttcttccactaCAGGTGTTTAGGGGTCGTTTCCAATATTCGAGTATGTTCACGCTCCTAAAGAACTGAagcattctgacattttctgttatttggTGAACGTCTTTGCTCTCACCAGGACAAACAAGCTGAACTGAACACGACACACCCTCAAAATGTTCACTTGTTCATCAGGATCACCTCAGCGTTTGTTCATCCAAATTCGGTTTGCtgagcgcgcgcacacacacacacacacacacacacacagaaagacagatgacGCATGGTTGAGTGACAGCTGAGGATCTCTCGCTAAAAACACGAATCATTTAAAATCCACAGCAGGTTATTTACTAATGTGAGCCTCTTTTTAGATTCTCCCTGACGATTAAGGGATTCAAACCGGCGATCATTTAGTCACTCAGCTCCCGTTAGCTGTTAGCCATGTTTCCcactgatgataataataataagagctGCTAACCACAAGATAAAGCTGTTAGCTTGTGGCTATATAAGTCCAAAAAAGGaatgctaacaatgctaacGCTTGACATACTGGAGGTAAGGTTATCAGGTAACACTGATTTATTACGGTGATGCATTTACACTCAGtcgcagtctaatacaacagtcctgccaCAATGTTATCCGATTTATATGAGgttagactaaatattagaattTAGTAGTCTGCCCTTTATTTTCTGGAATAATTGATCGTTTGtgagaaaattgtgaaaaatatctgTCACACATCCATAAAGTCCAAgttaaaaatcacttttttgtttgataaacaGTCTTAAACcccccaaaaatattcaatttaatatcacaaaagacagagaaaaccattacaaatcagaagctgaaacaaatgaaatcaacgattgtttttttttttaaaatatagttGCTGATTAGTTTAATCGTTTGTCCAGCAGAGGAGCTATGAGCGAGGATGCGCAGGTGAATCCTTTGCAGAAGTCTTTTCGGCACACGTGACGTATAAAGGAGGCGTAACGACGGACAGATGTTGCAGTTGTGCCACACGTCGTATTTAACTGACGTCGCATGTCAGGTGGGAGGGGCTAAGTagcgaggagaggaggcgaggacgTACAAACTGAGAAAGCCAACAGGAAGTGCCACggactgcagttcctcgaatggccacttgaggctggctccaaaagcgagtcagtcCCCACAGAGCCGCACGTtaaaactttacagcagaaataaacgtTTAGAAAaaggttttggtctctgtagctaatttcccccattcatgacaactgtgagggggggcttaatttttaaataactcacccgtttaaattataataaggcttaaagttatgcataactaaggacgtggccgctttgagtgacaggtggctCGCCGTATGCAGTCTACGGGCAAAACCAACGacgtgttagtccgtctctcaatactgtTTGACTTCCtcaaaggctcagtaatttcctaaaacagctgctcactctagtttttaatcaaacaaatgcatttgttagggactattttcagcggtggaTTAAGTGTAACCTTGCTGAAAGCAGTGAGGCGGCAGCTGAGGATCTTTCCACCGCTAACAGTTAGTTTAACGCAGCCTCTGACGACAGGGTCAACACGGGACACCTGCAGCCGGAGTGACTCATTAACATCCTCTCAGCTGTACGACGACAGATCAGACGCCGCAGACTTTccagtaaaacaggaagtgtgttttCAGCCGAGTGtcacattctcacacactgaGGACGCTGAACAACACGAAGAAAACACACTTAGTTGGATTAGTGAGATTAACCTGCAGTAATACATGTCTATACCACGTTATGTCTCCGTTTTACCTTCAGTcagtttgacttttattttgttttatttgtacgTTTGTAAGTTGAGATGGATAAGTTTGTATTACAATATCAGAATAGATTGTAATAAagtaaatttaattgaaaacatttacatttacaaacattttatagataaaatactTAGGTAGCAATGTCCATTATTAGCTAATCCAGTGAATTTAACGCTTTACAAATCGAGGTACCTCATTGTTAAATAATGATCTATTAAAAagctctttattttcctttatttaagAATATGCTAAATAAGATAAAGTTATTAAACTGagactaaaataataataagtattgttttaatgtttttcacaaaTTCTGTGTTTAAAAGGATTATTTCGAcattttgctgagagttagatgaaaagattgatacgaCTCGCGTCTGTACGGTAAATGACTCGTCAGATATATTACACAGTAAgaatgaagctgcagccagttagcttagcttagcataaagactggaaacagggggaaacagctagcctggctcggtccaaaggtaacaaaatccacctgccagttccttttaacattaacatgttgtatcttgtttgttttaatctatACTGAAGTGAAATAAACGGTGGTGTGAAAACGGAAAATTgaggttatgtgccggactatttcttgtaGCTTCGTCAAACTCTTGTTAAAAAAGCGTATTTCACACAAGCAACTGTACAAgaactaaaaactaaaagaaaacacaatgtgaaatgagcaaaattatgatttaaaatcaggaaatgtgtgagaaaattattaaaaattattaaaaatgataaaccACAAGTGGCTGCAGGATAAAtgtgaggggtcgtgagataaTTACCAGGAtagaaaccagaaaaaaaacttgTCTGCTACACAAGTTCtggttatttttttcagattttcctctattttatctctaaaaataaaataaaaacaaaaaataaatatgctgAAGCGTGATCACAAGTAGACTTTGGAGATTCAATATCCAGCCCtgataaaaattaataataacaaacagcagcagtttcttTAAAATAGTCACACACAGGCAGGTGTATGTcgtttaattaattttaaaatccttttaaaGACACTCCTCTCCCTTCGACGTCGCCTCCTGTTGACTCAGGAGTTGTTTCAAACAGCAGAGACGCCGTGTGCTTCCTGTGCAGGTAACCGAGCTGCAGCCTGGAGGCCTCGCAGCTGAAATGTCACACCACGCTCTCAAATGTCCCCGCTGCCTGCGGAGGCCCGGCCCCCGAATCTACGCCGACAAGGGACGCAACCAATGACAGCGCTGCCTCTAACGTTCACTCTCCGCACGGCAGAGTGGAGGACGGAGTCGACGGCTCAGTTTGAAGCACTTCCTGCTAAAAGATGCTTTAAGTAGTTCATTTTCAGGCTGGAACTCTAGCTGCTGGCTATTTAAAACAGGAATAACCAAAAACATCTTAGTTtctcattaaaatatttattttatactggTAAACTATTTCCCTGCAGTTAGCAGGATATTTCAAGGACTAATTTTCCTAATTAAATTAGttgaaaagatgtgtttttcGTCAGGATCAAGATCCAGGAGTTTTGCAGCATTTGTGCATGTTTAAACATAACTTCTCATGAACTGCAgcacttaaatgattaaaaacaatctGCTACATGTGTATTTAAATGCAGATTAATAATGTGCACGTTCTATAATGACATTTAGATGATTTTAAAAGAGTTTAAAATGTCCTTGTTCGCTGAGAAATATAGAAAAATTAGTCTGTATGCTGCATTGCAGTTGATCAATAGCACCAACCGGTAATGAAGCCGAATGCgcttttatttataaaaatcaacagaaaatgattaaataacaATTTTGAGAATCAATTCTGTGATTCCAGCTTCTcgaatgtgatgatttgctgcttttctctgttttatatgattgtgaactgaatatttttgggttttggacgaAACGAGGGATTTaaaagacgtcactttgggctctgggaactcgctcttcacttttttttaatgacattttatggaTCAAACACTTAACAGATAATCTGCCAGTCTGCATCTTATTTTCATATAATCCCGTGTCTGACCTGACGTGTCCGACCAGCTCGATGAACTTGTGGCTGGTGAAGTAGGTGCCGAGCTCCGAGACGTGGCTGAGGATGGAGCAGACCCCGAACAGGGTGGTGGTCCCCTTCAGGTCCTCTAAGTGCCAGTACAGGAAGGTGAAGACGAAGCCGTAGCCGAAGCCCATGAACCAGGCGACGAAGAGGACGGAGCTGTAGCGCACGCTGCAGAGGAGCTTTAGCAGATCGCTGTAGCTGAACTCCTGAGCGGCGTCGGGGCCGATGGGAGTCTGGTCCGAGGACTCGGGTAACGGTCTCGGGCCctccgccaccgccaccgccgacACCCCCTCTGGAAGCTCATGCCGGTAGTCGCCACCTTTTTCGAAGTAAAACTGAGTGGCAACAATGAACGCCACGCCCATCAGCACGCCAAACACAATGAAGGCGATCTGGTAGTTGTGGAGGCGGAAGTCGGGCATGGTGCAGCCCACGCCGTCGATCTTGGcgttgatgtgtgtgtggtcgATCCAGATTCCCACCAGCAGCATGGCCAGACCCCAGCCCAGCGAGCCCCACATCCTCTGCAGGCCGTAACGGTCGCGAGCTTTACCGAGGTACTGCAGGGTGACGGTGTCCACGATAGTGACGGCGGGAGCGCTGAAGAACTCGCCCACGATGATGACGAGCAAGATGAGCAGGAAGATGGACTCCACCTGGTCCTTGTTGTAGATGATCTGGTACTCCTTTGGTTTGGTAGGAGTAGAGGAGGCAGTGGTCGTGGCGGGGAGGGTGGTGTTGGCCGGCTTGAAGGGAGCTGAAGTTGTGTTGGCGTCTACGCTTCGCTCTCGCCTGTGGAGCACGCTGACATAGGAGTCCAGGTCTAGAAGGCTCCGGCGGCTCCTGGTGTGGTTGGTGGAGTTGCTCGGCTGCCAGACGGTACTGCGCGGGAGAGTCGTTATCACAGGCGGCGCCGCCGCCGTCGGAGGTGCGGCGCCTTTTTCCTCACACTTCATCTCAGCTGGTTTGACGAAGCCGATGCCGCAGTTGAACACCAACCAGCACaggacagaaaacagcagcagggcCTTCCCTTTCTTGAAGCGGTCCGCCACCACGCCCCAGAAGGGGGCGCTGCAGAACTCGATGAAGTAGCGGATGCCGACGAGCAGCCCGCTGCGGCTGGCCGACATGCCGAGCTGCTTGTAGTACACGGCCAGCAGGGGGTGCAGCGAGCCGTAGGCGGcgtagaagaagaagtagaagacTTTGGAGACGAGGAGGTGGCCGTTGACGCGGAGGCACATCCTCTCGCAGCAGTCTATGGAGTCCGGGTTCGAGGCCGACGGCTCCTCCGGCGGCGAGCCCGAGGAGGGGGCCGCCTGCCGCTCCATCGACAGGGTGTTGAACGGCTCAGCCAACACATACttcctcttctgctcctcctcgtCGTCCGTCAGGATGGCGACCTTGTCGTCAGCTGGCATATCTGGAAGATAAGGAAATGAGGGTGAGAGCGGCTGCTGCGACGTTCAACAAACAAATGATGTTGAATTTATTCGGCCAGCTGGCAGCCGCGTCTGCTCTGCCATGTTTGGCAGGAAACCAAACACAACCGCCTTAAAAATAACTCACTGGAGTCTACTTGTTAGTCTAGTCCAGCTTTGACAAGTATAGTGGCTTTTGAGCTAGACCTGGTCCGATGTGGTCTGGATGGgcaaaaagcagtgaaatcgccttttttgttgttcaaatatataaaataaaaagctttcACGAATCTGAAGCGGTCTCTGGAGTCTACTTGTTAGTCTAGTCCAGCTTTGACAAGTCTAAGTATAGTGGCTTTTGAGCTAGACCTGGTCCGATGTGGTCTGGatgaaaaacaaagcagtgagTGTGACCCCCTTCAGGGTCTTTGGAGGTCCTAGACCCAGTACTATGCCATGAGGACAGTGAAACGGATCATTAAAGCGTTAGTGATCTATACATCAGTGAAATTACATCCGGTCAGATGAGCCTCCCACGACCGCTGGAGGGGCCTCGGACCCCAGTTTGACACCCGCCTGTCCGTCACTGACGGTCCATGCGGAAGTAATTGGTATCTTGAACAAAGCCACTGTTTGTTTTAGCCGCAAAACAAACCAAATTCAATACATTTCTAGAAAGGAAAATTAAGTAAATGAGCTAAAATGGCGTTAGTAATTTCGAAAAAACAACGTAACCCGGTTAAACGGGCAGGAAATTACTCTGACGCGTTAGCTTCTGTCATTTAaacctcatttaaaaaaaaaagactaaacgTAAAATAAAACACGGAATTTAAAGACAAATTAACTGTATTACCTGCTCAGGTCACCACTCCCATTAAACTATGACTGCGCAGTTTCTGTTGAATTTCTCTCTCGTCGGTCggacattttttttcacacaaaaccGGTCATAATCATTGCTTTAAACATGCGGGTAATGTTTAAATTTAGCGCAGcgtgttcatgtttttattttaatgtgaatttaAAGTGTTTCCCCGGCTCCTCTCGCTCTGTATTGGGAACAACAGCAGCTCGTGAAGACGGAGCTCCCACCTGTCCCGAGACTCAACCGTCAAGTCCGCCATGATGTTACGGCTTCCGGTCGACGcttccaaaataaaagccagtGTTGTTTTATACtatgtaatattattattattattattattattattaaagggaTGTTTATCGAATTGGAAACTCATTTTTAACCCAACGCGATGGGATGATTTGTCAAGTGGCTCTACAATACAATATAATGAAATCagcttttgtttaaaaataatactCAACCCCTAATATTTCACTTAACATTAtaatattgctttttttgtgctgcacacactCTTTACTGTTAATTGTATGACTTAGAAAAAAGGTTGTATTTCCTGTACATAGCAATAGATGCCCTTAAAGCACTTCTGTACATTGAgcattttgaccattttcaactattttgataattaattattaatttaaataatcttttaagcaaaaatgcaaaaacactcACTTgttccagcatctcaaatgtaagattttctttgtcttatgatagtaaattgattTGGGCCGTATAAAAATAGAAATCTAATTACCACAACAggcatttgtcactattttcagaccttttatagaccaaatgatgaataaaataatcctacaattaattgataataaaaatagttaTTACAGCCCTACATTCAGTACTTATTAGTACATTTTCACCTGTATTTTTTATGCCTGTTGGTAGGTGTTGTTTATTTGTACGGACAGTCAAATTCCTTGCATGTGTCAACATACTTTGCCAATAAATTCAATTCTGACACAAATGTTacgcttttattttgtcaacatCCGGTTTGCCTGCAGTGCTAAATTCAGGGAGCAGAGCGACTAAATGAAGCTCTCCAGTGTCTCAATTAAAGGGGAAACTTCCAttaatcacataaaaacatcaatatatttttaagtgaCAAGGTACAGACTGCAGGACTCTGGTATTAGTTCCTACGGAAACAACagagtataaaaataaaacattaaatcgCAATAAAGAACATTAAACTCACCATTGAGCAGCATTTATATACCATTTAGTGCCCTAGACATACTGTCACTTACTTCAACAGCAGTTTATAGCAATATTAAGCTGATTTTCACTTGTAAACACATTTGAGTGagaaatgcattattttaacCTCTTAAAGTCTTGATTTACCCTCAAATTTCCCTTTAAGTTTCTTTAATTTTAGGGGTAAAAAAGCTTTTTCCACAATATATTCTGCATCAGCTTGTTTAAACTCTACACTGTGTAAAACGCTCAAACCCAGAGTGCCACGTTTTTATCTCAACGTGgcatttttagtcattttggAAACTTTGGCTCTCTTATATTATATAGAAGAGGCTAAACTAACATGTTAGAGGTGTTAGAAACTCTGCCATTATCGTCTTTTTCCAAGGCAGAGGTCACATTTTGTTATAAAAAACGATCAAAAGAGATGTAAAGTAGAATAATTAATGCTGATTTGAACATGGGCGGAGTGTCAGATGGGTGGAGTTTGCAAAAAGCAGGACAATGGGAGTTCCTGTAAAGCGTCATAAAGTGAAACTACCAGGAAACAACAAATGTCCTACAATGATTTTCAGTGCATTAAATCTGTTTTACCTGCAGGGGGCACTGTAGACTTCTATTTTATTGACACAgctgatgtttcctgtttttctgtgttgttttttttttattggaaaatatgaaaatgtgggCAAAAGTTTGTCTTAAATGAGACATGAGACACAATTAAATGTCACAAACATCCCATTTAATGTTTTCCGAACCTGGAGTCACATCAGGAACATTAACCACTGCTGTAATCGCACCACATCTGTTCACAAAAAAAGCTATATTCACCATTCAAACATTTaagatgagaaaataaagctttttttaaattaatataccAGTTAAGTTTTGGGGGGGAAACTCCATAAATATACTGCATTTCACGAAGTGTTTTTATTCTGATAATTCCCTGTACGCTGCTGGTTTAAAAGAAAGCTTTTTTGGTGTGAAGCAGATGGGAAATCCTTCGACAAAATGAACCGCAGAATCTGAAATCTCTTTCCAGGCGTGCAGATGTTGCTGTCGGAGTTAAGCAACGACGCTGAGGCAACAGCTGCCTGAAAGTCAAAAAGCTGTATTTTAATCTTTAAAGTCCGTAAAGAAACGACAGAAAGAAATAAGACTGTGAAATAtttcagagacagaagaaagaaagacgTGCTTCAGTAGTCCGACTCATCCGACAGCTCTCCCTGCTGCGTCCAGTGcttccccttcttcttcttcttcctcttcctctcgcCCATCAGCATGGCGGCCAGCACGGTTATCACCACGGTGACGGTGATGATGAGCACGGTGACCGTCTCGGCGAGGCACAGCCCCGTGTCCACTTTCATCAGCCGGTAGTTCTCGAGGACCGGCGGCGCCTTGCAGGTCAGGTTGTAGTAGTCGTCCAGGAAGAGCCTCTGGATGCTCCGCAGCTTCAGGAAAACTCTCTGCAGGTCGCAGTCGCAGTTCCAGGGGTTCCCCTGCAGCAGGATGTGGGTGCTGTAGGTGTGGATGCCGAGGAACGTCTTGAAGTAGACGGTGGACAGCTGGTTGTTGGCCAGGTTGAGTAACGTCATGCTGGTGAGCGGCTTGAAGACGCCCACCTCCGTGTCGTTGATCTGGTTTCCGGCCAGGTTGAGGACCTCCAGGGAGCGCAGCATGGAGAAGATCCCGCTCTTCAGGGACGTGAGCCGGTTGTCCTCCAGGTGGAGCTGCCGCAGGGTGCTCATGGAGGAGAACGACCTCACCTGGATGGTGTGGATGCTGTTGCTGGTCAGGTTTAACCTCTGGAGGCCGTCCAGGTGCAGGAAGGTCTGGCTGTCCAGCCTCGTCAGGCGGTTGTGGGCGAGCTGCAGCTCCCGCAGGAAGGCCAGGCCGACGGAGAAACCTTCAGTCAGGGTGGAGATCCGGTTCCAGCTCAAGTCCAGTTTCTGCAGGAACTCCAGCTGAGAGAAGCCGCCGTCCTCCACCACGCTGATGTTGTtgttctgcagcagcaggactCGGAGCTTGCGGTTTTTGCTGAAGGAGCGTTTGGGGACGACGGCGATGCGGTTGTCGGACAGGTCGAGGAGCTCGGTGTGGGGGGGGACTCTGCCGGGCAGCTGGGTGAAGTTAGCCCGGGAGCAGATGGTGAACTTCAGACTTCCTTGACAGTCACAGCGCAGCTCGCACCAGCTGCCGCTGGA includes these proteins:
- the LOC122872334 gene encoding major facilitator superfamily domain-containing protein 6-A-like isoform X1 gives rise to the protein MPADDKVAILTDDEEEQKRKYVLAEPFNTLSMERQAAPSSGSPPEEPSASNPDSIDCCERMCLRVNGHLLVSKVFYFFFYAAYGSLHPLLAVYYKQLGMSASRSGLLVGIRYFIEFCSAPFWGVVADRFKKGKALLLFSVLCWLVFNCGIGFVKPAEMKCEEKGAAPPTAAAPPVITTLPRSTVWQPSNSTNHTRSRRSLLDLDSYVSVLHRRERSVDANTTSAPFKPANTTLPATTTASSTPTKPKEYQIIYNKDQVESIFLLILLVIIVGEFFSAPAVTIVDTVTLQYLGKARDRYGLQRMWGSLGWGLAMLLVGIWIDHTHINAKIDGVGCTMPDFRLHNYQIAFIVFGVLMGVAFIVATQFYFEKGGDYRHELPEGVSAVAVAEGPRPLPESSDQTPIGPDAAQEFSYSDLLKLLCSVRYSSVLFVAWFMGFGYGFVFTFLYWHLEDLKGTTTLFGVCSILSHVSELGTYFTSHKFIELVGHVRVLYIGLACNTARYLYISYLENAWIVLPMEVLQGVTHASVWAACISFLSAAVPPALRTSAQGILQGLYLGLGRGCGAMVGGVFVNYFGAAAAFRGIGMASLVILLMFSFIQCLTGKTEDNEDKMLAENIPVPSSPVPIATIDLVRSDNTLGSPAPARQAAVLPVKKTKHQEEQEDVTKPAWVLAGAPWVTIAFAIVQIREMMIVAKGGGPSPETQPLQMHRHLRPPTDAAVRRRGRAASVKKNGGQNYKNRTQVVRKLEFFFHLGITGYHTTCRAMGNGFVKFTVDQNLWMPEVNPFSGIRTKTGKQLTNSPDASQLRIIKCKRCALCGCDLSPSQRKNLHTGPTAAAASPARLPGLQRRKTGAIPESYYSTLHKVYLLCLAVFILHIFHSCLTQWR
- the LOC122872334 gene encoding major facilitator superfamily domain-containing protein 6-A-like isoform X13, with the translated sequence MPADDKVAILTDDEEEQKRKYVLAEPFNTLSMERQAAPSSGSPPEEPSASNPDSIDCCERMCLRVNGHLLVSKVFYFFFYAAYGSLHPLLAVYYKQLGMSASRSGLLVGIRYFIEFCSAPFWGVVADRFKKGKALLLFSVLCWLVFNCGIGFVKPAEMKCEEKGAAPPTAAAPPVITTLPRSTVWQPSNSTNHTRSRRSLLDLDSYVSVLHRRERSVDANTTSAPFKPANTTLPATTTASSTPTKPKEYQIIYNKDQVESIFLLILLVIIVGEFFSAPAVTIVDTVTLQYLGKARDRYGLQRMWGSLGWGLAMLLVGIWIDHTHINAKIDGVGCTMPDFRLHNYQIAFIVFGVLMGVAFIVATQFYFEKGGDYRHELPEGVSAVAVAEGPRPLPESSDQTPIGPDAAQEFSYSDLLKLLCSVRYSSVLFVAWFMGFGYGFVFTFLYWHLEDLKGTTTLFGVCSILSHVSELGTYFTSHKFIELVGHVRVLYIGLACNTARYLYISYLENAWIVLPMEVLQGVTHASVWAACISFLSAAVPPALRTSAQGILQGLYLGLGRGCGAMVGGVFVNYFGAAAAFRGIGMASLVILLMFSFIQCLTGKTEDNEDKMLAENIPVPSSPVPIATIDLVRSDNTLGSPAPARQAAVLPVKKTKHQEEQEDVTKPAWVLAGAPWVTIAFAIVQIREMMIVAKGGGPSPETQPLQMHRHLRPPTDAAVRRRGRAASVKNFVKFTVDQNLWMPEVNPFSGIRTKTGKCVVVAEGASASR
- the LOC122872334 gene encoding major facilitator superfamily domain-containing protein 6-A-like isoform X6; the protein is MPADDKVAILTDDEEEQKRKYVLAEPFNTLSMERQAAPSSGSPPEEPSASNPDSIDCCERMCLRVNGHLLVSKVFYFFFYAAYGSLHPLLAVYYKQLGMSASRSGLLVGIRYFIEFCSAPFWGVVADRFKKGKALLLFSVLCWLVFNCGIGFVKPAEMKCEEKGAAPPTAAAPPVITTLPRSTVWQPSNSTNHTRSRRSLLDLDSYVSVLHRRERSVDANTTSAPFKPANTTLPATTTASSTPTKPKEYQIIYNKDQVESIFLLILLVIIVGEFFSAPAVTIVDTVTLQYLGKARDRYGLQRMWGSLGWGLAMLLVGIWIDHTHINAKIDGVGCTMPDFRLHNYQIAFIVFGVLMGVAFIVATQFYFEKGGDYRHELPEGVSAVAVAEGPRPLPESSDQTPIGPDAAQEFSYSDLLKLLCSVRYSSVLFVAWFMGFGYGFVFTFLYWHLEDLKGTTTLFGVCSILSHVSELGTYFTSHKFIELVGHVRVLYIGLACNTARYLYISYLENAWIVLPMEVLQGVTHASVWAACISFLSAAVPPALRTSAQGILQGLYLGLGRGCGAMVGGVFVNYFGAAAAFRGIGMASLVILLMFSFIQCLTGKTEDNEDKMLAENIPVPSSPVPIATIDLVRSDNTLGSPAPARQAAVLPVKKTKHQEEQEDVTKPAWVLAGAPWVTIAFAIVQIREMMIVAKGGGPSPETQPLQMHRHLRPPTDAAVRRRGRAASVKKNGGQNYKNRTQVVRKLEFFFHLGITGYHTTCRAMGNGFVKFTVDQNLWMPEVNPFSGIRTKTGKCVVVAEGASASR